Part of the Amyelois transitella isolate CPQ chromosome 15, ilAmyTran1.1, whole genome shotgun sequence genome, AAAATGACATCCAGAGGGagccctctgggaaagagatgtcaTTTTATGCATGATATTGATGATATGAGATTTTATGCACAgcctacatctttccactaaaacataaataagtaatataacatttatgtaattaacataaactcgtagtatataattatagtaatTAAACCACTTTCTAATGGTCTCCCGTTTGCATTATCTCTTAACTAAAAACAGAGAATTTGTCataatataagatatttaaaacacgaaaataacaatttaacttTTCGTTTctactactaatattaaaaatgcgaaagtttggatgtgtgtatgtttgttactctttcactcAAAATCTACTGGACggattgatgaaatttggtacacgggTAGAACCTAACctgaaattacattataatttttataccgAAATTCCTACAGGAGCGAAACCCCGGGGCGCAGCTAGTTAGGCCAATAAAGATGTTTGAGATGTGTGCAAGAACGTTGAGATGACTACAGATAAAGCAAAATGGAAGTTGCGTGACCACGTCTTGCGCTCTGATAATGGTAGGCGTAGgtaataatgatatttttctattaccTGGCTTAGTTGTGGTGAAATAAAGATACAATTCTATTAATACCTATGTTGTAGAAAAACCTACTTATCcggaaaagaaaattaaaatacaagttAATCAATAAATTGAAAGATTGTATATTGTATTTGTGGTCATAAAACGTGGTCCAGGGCTTCTCAGGGTCATAACGAGGACATTCTGGAATGatgatgaattaaaaaaattaaagaaatgtgTTAGCAAAATTACAGAAATGTGTTAGCTGACTGACACCCCTACCCGAAACCTTACGACAGTGTCTCGCCGCGGTGACAAAGTCCGCTCGCATGCCAAACACAACAATGTGAAACAATtgtcatttacatacatagatataggtAAAAATGATCACgttccttgtggggtagccaaagccaacagtcttgaaaagactgaaagcccgcgttcagctatatggctttatgatgaaattgattgcatacatacacactCACATAACACGTCTCAATCAttcctttgattgacttttggAATCTGCATGACTGCTGAAGCAGCTAGCATACAATTCGTTACCAGCCCCCGTAGCATCGCGgcaaaactatcgctgtttcgctttttattatgatgtcaCACGTGATAGCGATAGTTATTCGCGCGATAAAGCGGCGTCGCGCTTGCCATGCTACGGTGGCAGATCGTGGAAGCTTGCAAAAGATAAACGAAGAACAAAcaatggaatttttttttaattaatgcttCTTGAGgtaagttaattataaatttatattcaggGAACTAAAAAAGGAATTGTTGCTTGGAGCACTTGACAATACCTGTCACTTAGAAAGCAAAGCCGCCGCCCAGATCCCCAAAAATCGAAATCAACGAGCATAATCGAAACCCCTGAATAACAATCCAAAACATTCGTGCTTGCAGTAAATTTTAAGAACGGCAATAAAACAGAGCATAACAAAGACGGGCCGAATGGAATTGTCCCTGTAGACGAATTTACGTGGCAAGCAAAAGTGCATATAAACTACGACAGGCGTGCCCCGGCATCCGCTGTTTGCTTCATGAAAATGCAACTAGTAAGTGTGACTACGCTTAGTTCTATTTTTCTCGGCTCTTTGGAATAGCACACAGTGAAGAGACCAGAAGGTAAGGAATTGTTATGTTGGTATGACAGTGTAAGTTAGTATGATAATAGCAGAaaactttgtaaatataaatattatcattatgtGCATGAAGACTTAAAGACCTTGATAGAAAAGATTGAAACATAAACCAACgtgtttttctataaaaaatatcgtgtCATAATAAAAGTGATAATGTTTTGGGCAATCATTCCTCATCattaataatcatttattatttacagtaACTGgttgcaactgggaacacaaAGATGAGAAAAAAACCAGACCTTCTGTTTGGACTTATGTTGTGGTTGATATTTTACTTACTAATGCTATGTCGTGACGTTTAAGGATGGAGACATCTGTAGATAGTAGTACAATGCAGCTCGATTCTTTTTCTGTTCatgaaataagttttattatacaaatgttATTTACTCCTATTTTAATCGTATAATCGTTTCAAGAATTGGTTTTGTTAGCTTTATAATGTATACTTTTACGTATAACAATTTAATCCTGTATATATCATGACAAATTTTACGACTACTTTAACACGTATTGTGTTACATACTCGTAAAATGGTTTTCTTATGACAAAATCTGgcaaattttaacaattttgttcAGTATTTAAAGGAATTtcgaatataaaatataaacgtaccttcttaaaaacacattgaaaataactttagtttttattagtacgagtagaataaatatttaatggtgcctcaatattctattctaattgaTACAGATCTTGCACACTAACGATGAAGTGATTTGCCCACTGTCATGTTTCCGTTGAATGCAaactttatttagatttataattACCCGATAGTCTGATATTCAGATGGAGGCCAATTTTAGGATCATGTTAAAATTGATACTAACGGAAACAATTAACACCATCCAACAACATTGTCGGTTACGCTTTCACAGCTTAACTGTTTGGTTTACCATTTTTTGACCAACGTTATATAcgttcataaaattttcaccGAAATAGTAAATTAGTCGTGGGTTCTGGAAATTTCTAATGTAAGTtataaggtattttttatgtgtataCCTAAATTAGTTTAAACTATGAATAAAGAGGCATGAAGAAAACCCTAAACAATTACCAATAACAAACATGGAATGAAACTTGAACTTTACATTTAGATTACTTTTGACGTGTCATTAAATTCTcatgttatattttgaaatcaaaattGATTGCAGACATCACGGATAAAAGTAATTAGAAATCTTTTAATCGGACTTAAGATTAACTTTGAATCAATCAATGAACATTCATTGTAATACGTAGATAACCTAGATTAGATACGTATTAGTTAGTATATAATGATCGAGTTAAAACCAATTTCCATACTGACGTGTAAGATTTTTGACAATTATGAAGTTGTTGGTAGTTGGTTTGGTCCTCGCCTTAGCTGCGGCTAGCTATGCTGAAGTCAGTTCTATTGAAGAACTCAGTGTTTTCAACTACCACAGCAGGGTAGGAATTCGGGAAGCAGCTAGGATCAAGAAGCTAGAAGAAGACACCGCCACTTTAGATCAGAGAATTATCGGAGGTTCAATTACCGACATCTCCTCTGTTCCGTATCAGGTAAGATGTTATTTAGTTTAcgtaattgttttaattataaataagagtAGGATTTGCGcagaaatatgaataatgaGACCAAATTTAATTGAGCAATTGTAAGTCGATCCGCTTAAGTTTCGGTCCAACACATCAAAAATTTAGTTGAGAGGGACTAATAGTCATGAAAGTCACTTCCTTAACAAAATCTTTTACTAAGCAACAAAGAAGAAATACTTTTATCTTACGCGATTATTGAACAAATATGGACTTTACCGTTGTGTTGGatccatatatatttattcagagTGCACTCTGTCATAAACTGATACAACATGCTACAAAACGATTTACTTTACAGGTCGGATTAGTAATTCAAATCCTCTGGATCTTAACGTCAGTATGTGGTGGTTCGCTTATCAGTAGTAACCGTGTTGTCACTGCAGCCCATTGCTATAGCGATGGCACTATCACCGCTCAGAGTTTCACTGCAGTTCTTGGATCCAACACTCTGTTCTCTGGTGGCGTCCGTATCGTGACCAACGATATAGCTGTTCATCCCCAGTGGAATCCTGATACCGCTGCCAATGATATTGCTGTGCTTCGGATTAGCAGCGTTACCTTTAacagtaaatattttcaatattataaaacctggtttttataaaattattggttGCAGTGTTGGTGTAACTGTAGATTGTGATGCTGATCTAAGTGTGCTgtccttacaaacaaactaaagtATTTGCAAACCCTTCTAAGGCCACATTTGAAATACcaaaattctgaaaaaaatattgacaaaaagGCAGAACACATAAAAATGCCTAAAAAAAAGTCTCGTAGATCCAATTTAGAgaacttaataaatttgtaaaagtgaTAGACTTTTAATAGtgattaaaaacatatatcaGATTGAAGACGCGGTAGCAGTGGATAAGGATAGGAAAGCacattgtaaattgtgtgtagcaaatcaattaaataaattatataaatatccaTCTTAGGCGGAACCCAGGCTCCGAAGAACGTGCAACTGGAACCTCTTGGGAGAGAGATGGCAAAAAAATTGgagtatataatatttgaatatgtgaaaacaagaattaatatttcagaTGTGATCCAACCAATTGCTTTGCCCAGCGGTGCCGAGGTTAGCAATCTTTTCGTCGACGAAGTTGCACTTGCATCAGGATTCGGAATTACATCTGACGGTAAGTCACAGCTATTATCaacaacaattaaaaaaaagctttatacttacattcttttaaacaattaagtCATTATTATTAGACATGCCAGTTTGAAAGGCCGTGgaagaaatttaaatgtaatgagTTTATGATAACTCGCTTAATAAAGTCGTCTATAGTTCTAAGACCTTAATCCTATTCgaaccattattttttattaaaaataaaagaaaccaTAGTGAAAAGCTAGTGCTCCATAAAAAAGATCACCATTTTATTGCATTGTCcagaaacaaatttaaatgtgtATTGCAGGAGGTAGCATCGGTGTGACCCAGCGCCTCAGCTCTGTCGATCTGACCGTGATAACAAACGCCGCCTGTGCCGCAGTGTTCGGACCTTTCGTACACTCTTCCAATGTCTGCACCAGTGGTGTTGGAGGCATCAGTACATGCTCTGGTGATTCTGGCGGTCCCCTAGCTGCTCTTAGTGGCGGCAGAAGAGTTTTGGTGAGTATAATTTCTCTGTCTGGAAAGTCTCTAATATTCTAAGGATCTAAATCAAATGTGATAAAGCCACCGATTGATCTTGTTATTAGCAAAATGCTTTCATGATTGATTATTATGATACTCGTATATTGAtaactaggtaggtacctatacataCACGTACTATTATTGTGGGCTAATCggattaacatatttttttatacagataCATTTCACGGTGTTGAACAAAATCGTCAGGTGTAACACAATCCTAGCTGAAGTTGTACTGCATCTCATTTCTGTCGTATGGATATTTTCaagtgatttttcttttattttcagatcgGTGTGACTTCCTATGGAGCTGCCGCTGGATGCTCGCTTGGCTTCCCCGCGGCTTTCGCCCGTGTCACATCATACGTGTCTTGGGTCCAAGctcaataatttcaaaataagtattaaagtTGTAGTTTAAACTTTTTGAAGCCATTTCTGAAAAGTTAACCCACCTGGAGCTTTGGCGAACTCCAGGTTCTTTCCCGCCAAAGTGCAACTGAAACGAACATCGAAAGGTATagtgaatttaataaaaacaagttaataatttaagttttgttttcttaaatattgtgCCCTGAAGTAAGAAGAGAATACCTACAACAACTATCTTACTATAATTTGATGATTTCAAAAGGCAAACGTGGACTACACAAGTTGTACAATCTCCTTAAAATTGCTGAGTCATtgtaaaatagtaataataagtaGTGTACAAAGTACTTTGACTGGCTCAAAAAGTACCCATCTTGCTTAGGTGGTACTAACAAACTTAATttcgatttatttataaatccatATAGGTATTTCTTAGAAATCAATTCGGAAggaaaagaaattattaaaagaaagcGCAAAATCTTGGGATTCACATTAA contains:
- the LOC106138061 gene encoding brachyurin encodes the protein MKLLVVGLVLALAAASYAEVSSIEELSVFNYHSRVGIREAARIKKLEEDTATLDQRIIGGSITDISSVPYQVGLVIQILWILTSVCGGSLISSNRVVTAAHCYSDGTITAQSFTAVLGSNTLFSGGVRIVTNDIAVHPQWNPDTAANDIAVLRISSVTFNNVIQPIALPSGAEVSNLFVDEVALASGFGITSDGGSIGVTQRLSSVDLTVITNAACAAVFGPFVHSSNVCTSGVGGISTCSGDSGGPLAALSGGRRVLIGVTSYGAAAGCSLGFPAAFARVTSYVSWVQAQ